In Rhodothermus bifroesti, a single genomic region encodes these proteins:
- a CDS encoding CDP-alcohol phosphatidyltransferase family protein: MRYLPNTLTFARIALTPLLLLLLLNGTFTGHLAALGLFVAAAFSDYLDGKLARRLKARTRLGQFLDPFADKVLVLGTFGCLAVLLPKHVPWWAVGVIAGRDLLVTALRTWAEAHGRSLRTLPLAKTKTAVQLAFLIGMLLLMVLRRLPGAAGEGARAVLGSSLPLIALLALLALTVATGLWYLYGTWTQTTLDRHDA; encoded by the coding sequence ATGCGTTACTTACCTAATACGCTTACGTTTGCGCGCATTGCGCTCACGCCGCTGCTTTTGCTGTTGCTGCTCAACGGCACGTTTACTGGACACTTGGCGGCGCTGGGGCTTTTCGTTGCGGCTGCGTTTTCGGACTATTTAGATGGCAAACTGGCTCGCCGCCTTAAAGCACGCACGCGGTTGGGGCAGTTCCTGGATCCGTTTGCGGATAAAGTGCTGGTGCTAGGAACGTTTGGCTGCCTAGCTGTACTCCTGCCTAAGCATGTGCCCTGGTGGGCGGTCGGGGTTATTGCAGGGCGGGATCTGCTGGTGACTGCGCTGCGAACTTGGGCCGAGGCGCACGGCCGAAGTTTACGCACGTTACCGCTGGCTAAAACAAAAACGGCTGTGCAGCTGGCGTTTCTGATAGGAATGCTGCTTTTAATGGTCTTGCGCCGCTTGCCAGGTGCGGCCGGCGAAGGTGCCCGTGCTGTTTTGGGTAGCTCCCTGCCACTGATCGCCTTGCTGGCGTTGTTGGCGCTGACCGTTGCTACCGGCCTCTGGTATCTTTACGGGACTTGGACACAAACTACCCTTGATCGGCATGACGCCTGA
- the dnaK gene encoding molecular chaperone DnaK, whose amino-acid sequence MGKIIGIDLGTTNSVVAIMEGGEPKVIVNAEGSRTTPSVVAFTTDGERLVGAPAKRQAITNPKNTIFSIKRFMGRFYDEVTEEIKMVPYKVVRGDNNTVRVEVEVGGEKRLYTPQEISAMILQKLKQTAEDYLGEPVTEAVITVPAYFNDAQRKATKEAGEIAGLKVRRILNEPTAAALAYGLDKKEKELKIAVYDLGGGTYDISILELGDGVFEVKATNGDTHLGGDNFDQRLIDYIADEFQKQEGIDLRKDPMALQRLKEAAEKAKIELSSAMKTTINLPFITATPEGPKHLVMEITRAKFEQLIEDLVARTIPPMEQALRDAKLRKEDIDEVILVGGSTRIPLVQRTVEEFFGKKANKSVNPDEVVAVGAAIQAGVLAGEVHDVLLLDVTPLNLGIETLGGVMTVLIPANTTIPTRKSEIFTTASDNQTSVEIHVLQGNREMAVDNRSLGRFILDGIPPAPRGVPQIEVTFDIDANGILHVSARDKATGKEQSIRIEASSGLTPQEIEKMREDARRHAAEDRKRREQVEKLNQADSLIYMTEKNLRDYGDKIPAPKRSKIESALERLKTVHKARNFDELDSAIAQLNQAWNEASQELYQAQQAASQTSDGSSAQGGVREADYEVIDENDRSKS is encoded by the coding sequence ATGGGCAAGATTATCGGCATCGACCTGGGCACGACGAACTCGGTTGTAGCCATTATGGAAGGCGGCGAGCCCAAGGTAATTGTCAACGCAGAAGGCTCGCGTACCACACCATCGGTAGTGGCTTTTACGACAGATGGCGAACGCCTCGTGGGCGCCCCAGCCAAGCGACAAGCGATCACAAACCCTAAAAACACGATTTTTTCGATTAAGCGCTTTATGGGGCGCTTCTATGATGAGGTGACCGAAGAGATCAAGATGGTGCCCTACAAGGTCGTGCGGGGCGACAACAATACTGTCCGCGTAGAAGTCGAGGTAGGCGGGGAAAAGCGTCTGTACACGCCCCAGGAGATTTCGGCTATGATCTTGCAAAAACTAAAACAGACGGCCGAAGACTACCTGGGCGAACCAGTTACCGAAGCTGTGATCACTGTTCCGGCCTACTTTAACGATGCGCAGCGCAAGGCCACAAAGGAAGCCGGTGAAATCGCCGGTCTAAAGGTGCGCCGGATTTTGAATGAGCCTACCGCGGCGGCTTTAGCCTACGGATTGGACAAGAAAGAAAAAGAGCTCAAGATCGCGGTCTACGACCTGGGTGGAGGCACCTACGATATCTCGATTCTAGAGCTAGGCGACGGGGTCTTTGAGGTAAAAGCGACCAACGGCGACACCCACCTGGGGGGTGACAACTTTGACCAGCGGCTGATTGACTACATCGCTGATGAATTTCAGAAGCAGGAAGGCATTGACCTTCGGAAAGACCCCATGGCGCTGCAACGGCTCAAAGAAGCGGCCGAAAAGGCCAAGATTGAACTCTCCAGCGCCATGAAGACCACAATTAACCTGCCGTTCATTACGGCTACACCCGAAGGTCCAAAGCACTTGGTGATGGAAATCACGCGTGCCAAGTTTGAGCAGCTCATCGAAGATCTGGTGGCACGTACCATTCCGCCCATGGAACAGGCCCTTCGGGATGCTAAACTCCGCAAGGAAGACATCGACGAAGTGATCCTGGTGGGTGGATCGACGCGGATTCCGCTGGTGCAACGGACCGTTGAGGAGTTCTTTGGCAAGAAAGCGAACAAGTCGGTCAACCCCGACGAAGTTGTGGCAGTGGGCGCCGCCATTCAAGCGGGCGTACTTGCGGGGGAAGTGCACGATGTGCTCCTGTTGGACGTAACACCGCTCAACCTGGGCATTGAGACGCTCGGCGGTGTGATGACTGTACTTATTCCGGCCAACACAACCATCCCCACCCGCAAGAGCGAAATCTTTACGACGGCCTCGGATAACCAAACTTCGGTCGAAATCCACGTCCTGCAAGGGAACCGTGAGATGGCTGTCGACAACCGCAGCCTGGGGCGGTTCATCCTTGACGGTATTCCTCCAGCACCGCGGGGCGTGCCACAGATCGAAGTCACCTTCGATATCGACGCCAACGGCATTTTGCACGTGTCGGCTCGCGACAAGGCAACCGGCAAAGAGCAGTCCATCCGCATTGAGGCCTCCAGCGGCCTGACGCCGCAGGAAATTGAAAAGATGCGTGAGGATGCACGCCGGCATGCCGCCGAAGACCGGAAGCGGCGTGAGCAGGTTGAAAAGCTCAATCAGGCCGACTCGCTTATCTACATGACCGAAAAGAACCTGCGTGACTACGGCGACAAAATTCCTGCGCCTAAGCGCAGCAAGATCGAATCGGCCCTCGAGCGCCTCAAAACAGTGCACAAGGCGCGCAACTTTGACGAGCTCGACTCGGCCATCGCGCAGCTCAACCAGGCTTGGAATGAGGCCAGCCAAGAGCTCTACCAGGCCCAACAAGCCGCCAGCCAGACTTCGGACGGCAGCTCGGCGCAAGGTGGCGTCCGCGAGGCCGACTACGAAGTGATCGACGAAAATGATCGCTCTAAGTCGTAA
- a CDS encoding TatD family hydrolase has protein sequence MWIDTHAHLYLDAFDADREAVINRAREVGVTAIVMPAIDVASIHRALALCDRYPDCYVMAALHPAETRTATEADFAAIVQLCDDPRVVAIGESGLDYYWDRSFMARQQAFLRKHIRLAIEKDLPLILHNRDASEDLVRILREERAASRHPERLRGIFHCFTGPAWVAEAAMELGFLLGIGGIVTFKNSGLADLVRELPLEHLVLETDAPFLAPAPYRGKRNEPAYVRYVGEKVAALKGVTPEVVAQVTSANARRLFRLPEP, from the coding sequence ATGTGGATCGATACGCACGCACACCTCTATCTAGACGCTTTTGATGCCGATCGGGAGGCGGTCATAAACCGAGCCCGAGAGGTTGGGGTAACAGCGATTGTGATGCCTGCCATCGATGTGGCTTCGATACATCGGGCACTCGCATTATGCGATCGCTATCCCGACTGCTATGTCATGGCCGCGCTCCATCCTGCGGAAACCCGCACGGCTACGGAAGCTGACTTTGCGGCTATTGTTCAGCTCTGTGACGATCCACGCGTTGTGGCCATTGGCGAAAGTGGTTTGGACTATTACTGGGACCGTTCGTTTATGGCCCGCCAGCAAGCATTTCTCCGAAAGCATATCCGGTTAGCTATAGAGAAAGACTTACCGTTAATTTTGCACAACCGGGATGCTTCGGAGGATCTCGTACGCATTTTGCGAGAGGAGCGTGCAGCTAGTCGTCATCCAGAGCGATTGCGCGGCATTTTCCACTGTTTTACCGGACCGGCTTGGGTAGCCGAAGCGGCTATGGAGCTGGGCTTTTTGCTGGGCATTGGAGGCATTGTGACCTTCAAAAACAGTGGATTGGCAGATTTGGTGCGCGAGTTACCTCTGGAGCATCTGGTACTGGAAACAGATGCGCCGTTTTTGGCACCGGCCCCTTACCGAGGAAAGCGTAACGAACCAGCCTATGTGCGGTACGTGGGGGAAAAGGTAGCCGCACTTAAGGGCGTTACCCCTGAGGTGGTAGCCCAAGTTACTAGCGCCAATGCCAGGCGGCTTTTTCGACTCCCTGAGCCTTAA
- a CDS encoding histidine kinase: MRLPRRLRIAGLLSLVALLTLWPVGRIAYDGWRLVRLVGALPEAPPRGFDWVVWQEREGRIVAAYVFPQSPAARAGIKAGDVFYLLDFQQFFNVEDLKRAIDGLAPGSVHTYALFRDGNYLELRVRFTRYPTFLYPLSASLWQFSLWGFVVGAVVHVLALILVFPLARRGLRARWSLLLILVSALWIGSNLLRLLIIQFFGPPLPGGMTDRAFQLLTFTGLVGWIGFPVLLLRYMLQELHLIYTPWHWSVYFPPLVLGLAVVAATFRPIPLPVTLEAFVAPILFYACCYISLTAGLILWIPRRRSGDSRRWNRTGSLLTFGFAVLLGLSVLDVVPLLGLVSDSAVGWLIVSAQLLSVAPVGLVSLATLKLGKVDLVLERTLSYSTVLGLIFLAFVGGMSLIEPVLARTTTPWQVVGGVYVVLLLIFFERMARWLQRELPAVFSTERQRTRQMLSRFQEQLRHIFSYEALAQQTVEVVGEAFRVRSARLFFRPAETERWISSAYHPEPPYLTEQVLEALWPFIYQEGRIWARNPELNESRLPEAQAQLLESRGITLLIPILGDGQPLGVLALGAKRDRRDFFNLEDLDLLRALSSQLALAIERLHLVERERMLIRQSAEAQLVALRAQINPHFLFNTLNTIAALITERPDEAEAVVEHLAAIFRHTLHTSARPFVTLEEELTLVRHYLSIEQIRFGRKLRVHIEVEPGLGAASIPAFAVQTLAENAVQHGLGKLRKGGTLHIQARRLPDGLLEVLVADSGIGIPALWEQNGQVQGRLPFFGIGLRNVAERLEQLYGRSDLLRFESAPGQGTRVWLYVPISTAP; this comes from the coding sequence GTGCGTCTTCCACGCCGACTGCGGATTGCTGGACTGTTAAGCTTAGTGGCGTTGCTAACGCTTTGGCCCGTCGGGCGTATAGCCTACGACGGCTGGCGGCTAGTACGGCTTGTGGGGGCGCTTCCTGAAGCGCCCCCACGGGGATTCGACTGGGTAGTTTGGCAAGAGCGCGAAGGCCGCATTGTAGCCGCTTACGTCTTTCCCCAAAGCCCAGCAGCACGAGCCGGTATAAAGGCAGGCGATGTATTTTACCTGTTGGACTTCCAGCAGTTTTTCAACGTCGAGGATCTCAAGCGGGCTATTGATGGCCTGGCGCCGGGAAGCGTACATACATATGCCCTCTTCCGCGACGGGAACTACTTAGAGCTGCGCGTGCGCTTTACGCGCTATCCAACGTTTCTCTACCCGCTTTCGGCTTCATTATGGCAGTTTTCGCTGTGGGGTTTTGTCGTAGGTGCTGTTGTACACGTGCTGGCCTTGATTTTAGTCTTTCCTTTGGCTCGGCGAGGTCTTCGGGCCCGATGGTCTTTGCTGCTTATTTTGGTTTCAGCACTTTGGATTGGGAGCAACTTGCTTCGCCTGCTGATTATCCAATTTTTTGGCCCACCGCTTCCAGGGGGAATGACCGATCGTGCTTTTCAACTGCTGACATTCACGGGATTGGTAGGCTGGATTGGGTTTCCGGTCCTGCTGCTGCGCTACATGCTTCAGGAGCTTCACCTCATCTATACGCCATGGCATTGGAGCGTATACTTTCCCCCTTTGGTACTTGGGTTGGCTGTGGTGGCAGCTACCTTTCGGCCTATCCCGCTGCCAGTAACGCTCGAGGCTTTTGTTGCTCCCATTTTGTTTTATGCCTGCTGCTACATCAGCCTAACGGCAGGGCTGATTTTATGGATACCCCGACGCCGAAGTGGAGATTCTAGGAGGTGGAACCGCACGGGCAGCTTGCTGACTTTTGGCTTTGCTGTCCTGCTAGGGCTTTCGGTGTTGGATGTAGTGCCGCTTTTGGGGCTGGTCAGCGACAGTGCGGTGGGTTGGCTGATTGTCAGTGCTCAGCTGCTTTCGGTTGCGCCCGTAGGACTTGTTTCGCTGGCTACGCTAAAGCTGGGCAAAGTGGATCTGGTACTGGAACGCACACTCAGCTATAGCACAGTTTTAGGTTTAATTTTTCTGGCTTTTGTAGGAGGCATGTCGCTGATAGAGCCAGTTTTGGCCCGCACCACAACGCCCTGGCAGGTTGTGGGTGGCGTGTATGTGGTGCTGCTATTGATCTTTTTTGAACGGATGGCTCGCTGGCTGCAGCGCGAGCTACCTGCGGTTTTTTCTACAGAGCGGCAACGCACCCGCCAAATGCTCAGCCGATTCCAGGAGCAGCTACGCCACATCTTTAGCTACGAAGCCCTAGCACAGCAGACAGTGGAAGTCGTAGGCGAGGCGTTTCGCGTACGCTCAGCCCGGCTGTTTTTCCGACCTGCAGAAACCGAACGCTGGATTAGCAGTGCCTATCATCCAGAACCGCCTTACCTGACCGAACAAGTGCTTGAGGCCCTTTGGCCTTTTATCTATCAAGAAGGTCGCATTTGGGCCCGCAATCCAGAACTCAACGAAAGCCGCCTACCTGAAGCACAAGCCCAGCTGCTAGAAAGTCGTGGCATAACGCTCTTGATCCCTATCCTAGGGGATGGCCAACCTTTAGGAGTGCTCGCTTTAGGGGCCAAACGCGACCGAAGAGATTTTTTCAACCTCGAAGACCTTGACTTGCTACGCGCCTTGAGCAGCCAGCTGGCCTTGGCTATTGAACGGCTCCACTTGGTCGAACGAGAGCGAATGCTGATCCGCCAGAGTGCCGAAGCGCAGCTGGTGGCCTTACGTGCACAAATCAACCCCCACTTTTTGTTCAACACCCTCAATACGATTGCCGCGCTCATTACAGAGCGTCCAGATGAAGCCGAGGCTGTTGTGGAACACTTAGCAGCAATTTTTCGACACACGCTCCATACCAGCGCCCGTCCTTTTGTAACACTGGAAGAAGAGCTCACGCTAGTACGCCACTACCTGAGCATCGAGCAAATCCGCTTTGGACGCAAGCTGCGTGTGCACATTGAAGTAGAACCAGGGCTTGGCGCAGCCTCTATTCCTGCTTTTGCTGTTCAAACACTGGCCGAAAACGCCGTTCAACACGGTTTAGGCAAACTGCGGAAGGGAGGAACGCTGCACATTCAAGCGCGTCGCCTACCAGACGGTTTGCTTGAAGTGCTGGTTGCGGACTCGGGGATAGGCATCCCGGCACTTTGGGAACAAAATGGGCAGGTCCAGGGGCGACTGCCGTTTTTTGGCATAGGACTACGCAACGTGGCCGAACGCTTGGAACAGCTTTACGGCCGGAGTGATTTGCTTCGTTTTGAGAGCGCTCCGGGGCAAGGCACACGCGTGTGGCTCTACGTTCCCATAAGCACTGCCCCGTAA
- a CDS encoding LytR/AlgR family response regulator transcription factor: MLRVLIVDDEPPARQRLRKLLEPLVASGRLTLLEEAADGFEALAKLHQQPFDLLLLDVRMPELDGFEVLERIDPDRRPFVVFTTAYDDYALKAFEAHAIDYLLKPVNQERLQEAISRVEHWQAAALRKAQEERLSQLLDWLESQQRAAGPPTPVPEGGYLQQLSIPYRDRILIVPVERLVSAEIHHGITRLYVLEEDTHARLHQHLVGYTLDQLEARLDPQAFMRVHRSAIVQLRHIRELVPWFSGRYKLLLTGNHEVIASRERSKLLKDRLVL; this comes from the coding sequence ATGCTGCGCGTGTTAATTGTTGACGATGAACCTCCTGCCCGACAGCGGCTACGCAAACTGCTTGAACCGCTCGTTGCATCGGGCAGGCTAACGCTTCTTGAAGAGGCGGCCGATGGCTTTGAAGCCTTGGCTAAACTACACCAGCAGCCTTTCGATTTGCTCTTGCTTGACGTGCGCATGCCTGAGTTGGATGGCTTTGAGGTGCTAGAGCGTATCGATCCAGACCGCCGTCCTTTTGTAGTGTTTACCACGGCGTACGACGACTATGCCCTGAAGGCTTTTGAAGCTCATGCTATTGACTATCTCCTTAAGCCTGTCAACCAAGAGCGCCTCCAAGAAGCCATTAGCCGCGTTGAGCATTGGCAGGCCGCGGCCTTACGTAAAGCCCAAGAGGAGCGCTTGTCACAGCTTTTAGATTGGCTCGAAAGCCAGCAGCGCGCTGCTGGGCCGCCGACACCTGTACCCGAAGGAGGCTACCTGCAGCAGCTTTCAATCCCCTACCGAGATCGCATCTTGATTGTCCCCGTTGAGCGCCTGGTATCGGCTGAAATCCACCACGGCATCACGCGGCTGTACGTTCTTGAAGAAGATACCCATGCCCGTTTGCACCAGCACCTTGTCGGCTACACGCTGGACCAGCTGGAGGCGCGTTTGGATCCCCAGGCATTTATGCGGGTACACCGATCAGCCATTGTACAGCTGCGCCACATACGAGAGCTGGTGCCCTGGTTTAGCGGGCGCTACAAGCTGCTGCTTACGGGAAATCACGAGGTGATAGCCAGTCGCGAACGGTCCAAACTACTCAAAGACCGCTTAGTGCTGTGA
- a CDS encoding SpoIID/LytB domain-containing protein encodes MSVHLRVLLGLLCWGALQATAQPDTLRVRLFEQLSPETLEVTAVEADALLFAENYTQPLLRLPAGASLQVDRRGPELRLRTPGGTLFARWIRIQPTGSGLLRLAAQRSRQNAGPFTYPGWLRIAPEGNAGLSIVNYVALEAYVAAVVAREHQFDDLESTKALAVAVRTYALRRMLHPDTAQEAVDYETHQMYEGIDRVTPLIREAVRQTQGEVLTYQGTLIEAVYSASSGGHTANNETVWDGLPQPYLRGQPDPYDQASPYQRWEVLIPRDRLLHVLSQRYGTRITGFRIGERSADGRVATIELLREGQPPLRIRANEFRLLVNDHFGRHTLRSTFFQAQREGNTYRFEGKGFGHGVGLSQYGALEMARQGHNYQQILAFYYPGTTITHYEESPLLAMQQETPSIPQPTLEVTAPSRAPEVSSEKTIPTLRTVSGWGTPSESSSLQPPRRRIGW; translated from the coding sequence GTGAGCGTGCATCTACGCGTACTGCTAGGACTGCTATGCTGGGGAGCCCTGCAGGCAACAGCCCAGCCCGATACGCTACGCGTGCGTTTATTTGAACAGCTAAGCCCAGAAACGCTGGAAGTTACAGCAGTAGAAGCCGATGCGCTGCTTTTTGCCGAAAACTACACGCAGCCGCTCCTGCGTCTGCCTGCCGGCGCCTCGCTTCAGGTTGACCGACGAGGCCCAGAGCTTCGGCTACGCACGCCAGGGGGAACGCTCTTTGCCCGCTGGATTCGCATACAACCTACGGGCAGCGGACTACTGCGCCTAGCAGCCCAGCGCAGCCGCCAAAACGCAGGCCCTTTTACGTATCCTGGATGGCTTCGCATTGCTCCGGAAGGCAATGCGGGACTTTCCATTGTCAATTACGTAGCCCTTGAAGCGTATGTGGCAGCTGTTGTAGCCCGCGAGCATCAATTCGACGACCTGGAAAGCACCAAAGCCCTGGCTGTTGCCGTCCGGACCTATGCGCTGCGCCGCATGCTGCACCCCGACACTGCGCAAGAGGCCGTAGATTATGAAACTCATCAGATGTATGAAGGCATCGATCGCGTTACGCCGCTAATCCGTGAAGCCGTGCGGCAAACGCAGGGGGAAGTGCTTACCTACCAGGGTACGTTGATCGAGGCTGTATATTCGGCCTCAAGTGGTGGGCACACCGCGAATAACGAAACCGTCTGGGATGGCCTACCCCAACCCTACCTGCGTGGCCAGCCTGATCCCTATGATCAAGCTAGTCCTTATCAGCGCTGGGAGGTTTTGATCCCACGTGACCGGCTACTTCACGTGCTTTCGCAGCGATACGGCACACGCATCACAGGATTTCGGATCGGCGAGCGCAGCGCCGATGGCCGTGTGGCTACGATCGAACTGCTGCGCGAAGGCCAGCCTCCTTTGCGCATCCGAGCGAATGAGTTTCGCCTATTGGTCAACGATCACTTTGGTCGTCATACCCTACGCAGCACGTTTTTCCAAGCACAACGCGAAGGCAACACCTATCGCTTCGAGGGTAAAGGCTTTGGCCACGGTGTAGGTCTGAGCCAGTACGGTGCGTTGGAAATGGCCCGCCAAGGGCACAATTACCAGCAAATTTTAGCCTTTTATTATCCGGGAACGACAATCACACACTACGAAGAAAGTCCCTTGTTGGCTATGCAACAAGAAACCCCGTCAATACCTCAGCCAACTTTGGAAGTAACAGCACCTTCCCGTGCCCCAGAAGTCTCCTCAGAAAAGACCATACCTACCCTCCGTACGGTGTCAGGATGGGGCACACCCTCGGAAAGTTCTTCGCTTCAACCCCCCCGCCGACGTATCGGTTGGTAA
- a CDS encoding TonB-dependent receptor family protein gives MQMSVFYGIWVAWGLSMAVHAQPLRPDTLQTEDSLRVIALPPLVVEATRGTTTRLGDALPLLTLTRRGPEIALTPSLTLTETLRELPGLWLNDRQNYALGERLIIRSAGWQAAFGLRGVQVILDGIPLTMPDGQAVLDPVDPVFVRRAELLRGPSAVFWGNGSGGALVLSTWPEPLQPGVHGRLITGSYGLRRIDGEVATRLGPHALVVHASHLDQEGYRVYSHTRLTRLGLQTHFGLTPSSLLRLSAAAAWLDAEHPGSLTAEEVARNPRQASARNIQTRAGKTSRQAQLGATFMQHAETHTANFSLFGLLRQLDNPLPYAYIQLQRQAAGMRTTVTRTLTSWRFSAGLDFMLQDDKRKNFTNQTGRPGPTLLLDQQERVSELALFALGQHELSAALSFLAGLRMSYLYFTLSDYRFVDGDQSGHRRFMAWTPVIGVHYRLQATQELFATFGTAFESPTTTELVNRPDGHSGFNPELKPQQLYGFELGWRHHSSKLQADLTLFYQWVRGRLLPFQLEADGRTFYRNAGRSRQYGLEAWLQAQLLPKLQVRASYTGGRFRFEDAALRGNHIPGLPSHRGFLALRYMPGPLWIESTATAVGPFYADDANRIRVSGYVIFDLTLGAQRSLVAGFRVQPFVSVQNVSNRHYVGSVVVNAGGGRYFEPAAPRSLRFGLTIGTL, from the coding sequence ATGCAAATGTCTGTGTTTTACGGGATATGGGTTGCTTGGGGCCTTAGCATGGCTGTCCATGCACAGCCGCTCCGGCCCGATACGCTACAGACCGAAGACTCGCTGCGCGTTATTGCCCTACCGCCGCTCGTGGTTGAGGCCACGCGTGGTACAACAACGCGACTAGGGGACGCGCTGCCGCTCCTAACGCTGACGCGGCGCGGACCGGAAATTGCACTTACCCCTTCCTTAACGTTAACCGAAACGCTTCGGGAGCTGCCAGGCTTGTGGCTAAACGACCGTCAAAACTACGCCCTAGGGGAACGTTTAATTATCCGCAGTGCCGGCTGGCAGGCTGCTTTTGGACTGCGTGGCGTGCAGGTCATCCTCGACGGCATTCCTTTAACCATGCCCGACGGCCAGGCAGTCTTGGATCCTGTGGACCCCGTTTTCGTTCGCCGGGCAGAATTGCTGCGCGGGCCTTCTGCGGTCTTTTGGGGCAACGGAAGTGGCGGTGCGCTGGTGCTTTCCACTTGGCCTGAACCCTTGCAGCCCGGTGTGCACGGGCGTCTGATCACTGGTAGCTACGGATTGCGCCGCATCGACGGTGAGGTCGCTACGCGCTTGGGTCCTCATGCTCTAGTGGTTCATGCTTCGCATCTAGACCAGGAGGGCTACCGCGTCTACAGCCATACCCGCCTCACTCGCCTGGGTCTACAAACGCACTTTGGGCTTACGCCAAGCAGCCTGCTACGCCTCAGCGCTGCAGCCGCTTGGCTTGATGCCGAGCATCCCGGCTCTCTCACTGCCGAAGAAGTCGCTCGCAACCCACGGCAGGCTAGTGCTCGCAACATACAAACCCGAGCGGGGAAAACGAGCCGCCAAGCCCAACTTGGAGCTACGTTTATGCAGCATGCCGAAACGCATACCGCTAATTTTTCCCTCTTTGGCCTGCTGCGCCAGCTCGATAACCCCCTCCCCTACGCATACATTCAGCTGCAGCGCCAGGCAGCCGGGATGCGCACTACAGTGACGCGTACCCTGACGTCCTGGCGTTTCAGTGCAGGGCTGGACTTTATGCTCCAGGACGACAAGCGGAAAAACTTCACCAACCAAACCGGTCGACCTGGCCCCACGCTGCTCCTCGATCAGCAAGAACGTGTTAGTGAACTGGCCTTGTTTGCTCTGGGCCAACATGAGCTGTCGGCTGCGCTGAGCTTTCTGGCAGGCCTGCGTATGAGTTACCTGTACTTTACCCTCTCGGACTACCGGTTTGTCGATGGCGATCAGTCTGGTCATCGCCGCTTCATGGCTTGGACCCCCGTAATCGGCGTGCACTATCGCCTACAAGCAACGCAAGAGCTTTTTGCTACTTTTGGCACGGCTTTCGAGTCGCCAACAACCACAGAGTTGGTCAACCGACCCGATGGCCACAGCGGCTTCAACCCAGAGCTCAAGCCGCAACAGCTTTATGGCTTTGAGCTAGGCTGGCGTCACCATAGCTCGAAGCTTCAGGCGGACCTGACCCTGTTTTACCAATGGGTACGCGGTCGCCTCTTACCCTTTCAGCTAGAAGCCGATGGCCGCACGTTTTATCGTAATGCCGGACGTAGTCGCCAGTATGGCCTTGAGGCCTGGTTGCAGGCACAGCTTTTACCTAAGCTCCAGGTGCGTGCTTCGTATACAGGCGGCCGCTTTAGGTTTGAAGATGCGGCCCTACGCGGCAATCACATTCCCGGCCTGCCCAGTCATCGGGGCTTCCTTGCACTACGCTATATGCCCGGGCCGCTTTGGATTGAAAGCACGGCAACCGCTGTAGGACCTTTCTACGCTGACGATGCCAACCGCATTCGCGTAAGCGGCTACGTCATTTTTGATCTAACCCTAGGCGCCCAACGCTCGCTTGTGGCTGGCTTTCGGGTGCAGCCTTTTGTCTCGGTACAAAATGTAAGCAACCGGCATTATGTGGGCTCGGTGGTGGTCAATGCCGGTGGGGGACGCTACTTCGAACCGGCTGCGCCGCGAAGCCTCCGTTTTGGCCTCA